One Brassica napus cultivar Da-Ae chromosome C4, Da-Ae, whole genome shotgun sequence genomic region harbors:
- the LOC106347469 gene encoding calcium uniporter protein 5, mitochondrial-like produces the protein MWSAVGVLRRAAFSAVTKCPPVKPWLGGGCRCLTVEPTANANEKEKEEITVAEAKKLIRLVNIDEMKTKLGCMGNEETVSYTKLIESSQGLGIARSLDEAHAFARVLDDAGVILIFRDKVYLHPDKVVELIRKAVPLGLNPEDNPVKVEFDKLRSMKEEIDVLAHKQVRKILWCGLGYSVVQIGLFFRLTFWEFSWDVMEPITFFTTATGIILGYAYFLMTSRDPTYQDFMKRLFLSRQRKLLKSRKFDVERFKELEKKWKLASCSFSSSSHHSFHANASIRKCVGVDLDLEDSLQSRRD, from the exons ATGTGGTCGGCGGTGGGTGTTTTGAGGCGTGCGGCTTTTTCCGCCGTGACTAAATGTCCTCCGGTCAAGCCATGGCTCGGTGGTGGTTGCAGGTGTCTCACCGTCGAACCAACGGCTAatgctaatgagaaggagaaggaggagaTAACTGTAGCGGAAGCTAAAAAGTTAATAAGGTTAGTGAATATAGATGAGATGAAGACAAAGCTCGGTTGTATGGGGAAtgaagaaactgtctcttaCACTAAACTCATTGAATCATCTCAAGGTTTAGGCATCGCTAGATCTCTCGATGAAGCTCACGCTTTCGCTCGTGTACTCGATGATGCTGGTGTGATTTTGATTTTCAGAGATAAAGTCTATCTTCATCCAGATAAG GTGGTGGAATTGATTAGAAAGGCAGTGCCTTTGGGTTTAAATCCAGAGGATAACCCAGTTAAAGTGGAGTTCGATAAGCTTAGGAGTATGAAGGAAGAGATTGATGTGTTAGCTCATAAGCAAGTTAGGAAGATTCTATGGTGTGGTCTTGGTTACTCAGTGGTTCAGATAGGACTGTTTTTCAGACTAACTTTCTGGGAGTTTTCTTGGGATGTGATGGAACCCATTACGTTTTTCACTACAGCGACTGGGATAATTCTGGGTTATGCTTATTTCTTGATGACTTCTAGAGACCCAACTTATCAAGATTTCATGAAGAGGTTGTTTCTTTCTAGGCAGAGGAAGTTGCTCAAGAGTCGTAAGTTTGATGTTGAGAGGTTTAAGGAACTTGAGAAGAAGTGGAAGCTGGCATCTTGctctttttcttcatcttcGCATCATTCCTTTCACGCAAACGCATCAATTCGGAAATGTGTTGGTGTTGATCTTGATTTGGAGGATTCTTTGCAGAGTCGCAGAGATTGA